One window of the Nocardia huaxiensis genome contains the following:
- a CDS encoding RNA polymerase sigma factor, with protein MSVNEEVFERVCGEIGPVLVRSLARRVGNRCDAEDLVQTVFVRVWAAGPEIDDDLELRKYMWRAAGNLVATVGKRRAREGWVVALGGEVIAGVADPGAGGFDERVAARIVVWEALGALPAREREAIDLRCLRGFTYAETAAVMGLATGTVKGYVSSAKQRLRARLAGTEQAGVAA; from the coding sequence ATGAGCGTCAACGAAGAAGTGTTCGAGCGGGTGTGCGGGGAGATCGGGCCGGTACTGGTGCGGTCGCTGGCTCGGCGGGTGGGGAATCGTTGTGACGCTGAGGATTTGGTGCAGACGGTGTTCGTGCGGGTGTGGGCGGCGGGGCCGGAGATCGATGACGATCTGGAACTGCGGAAGTACATGTGGCGGGCGGCGGGGAATCTTGTTGCGACGGTGGGGAAGCGGCGGGCTCGGGAGGGCTGGGTGGTCGCGCTGGGCGGGGAGGTGATCGCGGGGGTGGCGGATCCGGGGGCGGGCGGGTTCGACGAGCGGGTGGCGGCGCGGATCGTGGTGTGGGAGGCGTTGGGAGCGTTGCCGGCTCGTGAGCGGGAGGCAATCGACCTGCGGTGTCTGCGGGGGTTCACCTACGCTGAGACTGCGGCCGTGATGGGGCTGGCCACGGGGACCGTGAAGGGGTACGTGAGTTCGGCCAAGCAGCGGCTGCGGGCACGGCTGGCAGGAACGGAACAGGCGGGGGTGGCCGCGTGA
- a CDS encoding serine/threonine protein kinase produces MRNANDTWSVLVHVPAEEGGVRQPGLNLWPGEAVTFGRGAADLRVDIRLDRPAVSRLAGRIEAVDFYWLLSNLSTRPNASYVVHNDEGRGEHFTIRPGERLPVPFTASRVQLLGGDSKVVEFKVFAMRRGAVAPPALPTTTQTVEPFRPLSVDAKHFLILVALCEPRLVYGSAAIPSIPDLLRRVQRTAAGRDLETTSAVNFHIEYLIDRLGLRGYEGLEDRRAALINRALWFGIVGEQHLELLAEV; encoded by the coding sequence GTGAGGAATGCGAACGATACCTGGTCGGTGCTGGTGCATGTGCCCGCCGAAGAGGGCGGGGTGCGGCAGCCAGGATTGAATCTGTGGCCGGGAGAGGCCGTGACCTTCGGGCGGGGGGCCGCGGATCTGCGGGTGGACATCCGGTTGGATCGGCCCGCTGTCTCGCGATTGGCCGGGCGCATCGAAGCCGTCGACTTCTATTGGCTGCTCAGCAATTTGAGCACTCGGCCGAACGCGTCCTATGTGGTGCACAACGACGAAGGGCGGGGCGAGCACTTCACGATCCGGCCGGGGGAGCGATTGCCGGTGCCGTTCACCGCTTCCCGGGTGCAGTTGCTCGGCGGCGATTCGAAGGTGGTGGAGTTCAAGGTCTTCGCCATGCGGCGCGGCGCGGTGGCCCCGCCCGCCCTGCCGACCACGACGCAGACGGTGGAACCGTTTCGCCCGCTGTCGGTGGATGCCAAGCACTTTCTGATTCTGGTGGCGCTGTGTGAACCGCGACTGGTGTACGGGTCGGCGGCCATCCCGTCGATTCCGGACCTGCTGCGGCGGGTGCAGCGGACGGCGGCGGGCCGGGATCTGGAGACCACGTCGGCGGTGAACTTCCATATCGAATACCTCATCGACCGGCTCGGATTGCGCGGATACGAGGGGCTGGAGGATCGGCGGGCCGCGCTGATCAACCGGGCGCTGTGGTTCGGGATCGTGGGGGAGCAGCACCTGGAACTGCTGGCGGAGGTGTGA
- a CDS encoding purine-nucleoside phosphorylase, whose translation MTSRCQKLAVALGVAVLAATGCSDSTGDSGKFEVGVLVVTMFDPEHEVWLKNEDLSVKVDVPGAFAPVQCNRDRLCVAETGQGKANAATTMMAILGSDELDLSKAWFLTAGIAGTPPDQGTLGGAAWARWIVDFDLGNHLDPAEAPGVPFGFRPVEDYNTAAYHLDEGLVDRAYALSRDLKLADSPEAAAERAMYPGQQGRTPAVTKCDTMTGDDFFSGKQLSDTARYIMEVRTKGQGVYCSTQMEDNATATALNAHGYLNRYLSLRTLSNFDQPYPGQSVIDHLDHSTAGFQLALDNQYTLGKEVAMDLLKNPPENGSGR comes from the coding sequence ATGACCTCCCGTTGCCAAAAGTTAGCTGTAGCGCTGGGTGTGGCCGTGCTCGCGGCGACCGGCTGCTCCGACTCCACCGGCGACTCGGGCAAATTCGAGGTGGGGGTGCTGGTCGTCACCATGTTCGACCCCGAACACGAGGTCTGGCTGAAGAACGAGGACCTGTCCGTCAAGGTCGACGTGCCGGGCGCGTTCGCACCCGTGCAGTGCAATCGGGACCGCCTGTGCGTGGCCGAAACCGGCCAGGGCAAAGCCAATGCCGCCACCACCATGATGGCCATCCTCGGCAGCGACGAACTCGACCTGTCCAAAGCCTGGTTCCTCACCGCCGGCATCGCGGGCACCCCACCCGACCAGGGCACCCTCGGCGGAGCCGCGTGGGCCCGCTGGATCGTCGACTTCGACCTGGGCAATCACCTCGACCCCGCCGAAGCCCCCGGCGTGCCCTTCGGCTTCCGCCCGGTCGAGGACTACAACACCGCCGCCTACCACCTCGACGAGGGCCTGGTCGACCGCGCCTACGCCCTCAGTCGCGACCTGAAACTGGCCGACAGCCCCGAGGCCGCCGCCGAACGCGCCATGTACCCCGGCCAGCAGGGCCGCACCCCCGCAGTCACCAAGTGCGACACCATGACCGGCGACGACTTCTTCTCCGGCAAGCAGCTTTCCGACACCGCCCGCTACATCATGGAGGTCCGCACCAAGGGCCAGGGCGTGTACTGCAGCACCCAGATGGAGGACAACGCCACCGCCACCGCCCTCAACGCCCACGGCTACCTCAACCGCTACCTGTCGCTGCGCACCCTCAGCAATTTCGATCAGCCGTATCCGGGCCAGTCGGTGATCGACCACCTCGATCACTCCACGGCCGGTTTCCAGCTGGCGCTCGACAACCAGTACACCCTGGGCAAGGAGGTGGCCATGGATCTGCTGAAGAACCCGCCCGAGAACGGATCTGGCCGCTGA